Proteins from a genomic interval of Longimicrobium terrae:
- a CDS encoding phage baseplate assembly protein V, which yields MSARLEVELGGVRLAGSRVERLQVVDSVTTPAACELVFFRDAGAMGELDALAAALFGGSSSGASSSDGGSSASGGSASGGSADGGSAGGSGPSGFGVRAEELLDAPVRVTITDPAGTHEIFRGELVSVREEHLANAASRFVVSAKSLSHRWDRHRDTKYYPNSTLADVVRALGAKLGGSAPAGGAQLNYVQYDESAWSFLARLADEHGLLMLSAEDGIELRGGFKDTSHPLSWGVDLLSLTSHAQPVNAGMKGALYQSSEKRDHRFHGVRKSPETLGGAASLLAAVERGSTKAIGGGDPGVLAFTSRTPTLADARAALQRESARALGSGVWVEGRSTRAALNAGERIEVGEGQTWRLPTTGAFGLVEVTHRWDGQQYENAFRATPFAAYRAREAPSPSPIPGVVTAMVVANDDSSGMGRVRVRYPWMDGGERSGWVRTASMYAGNSRGVGFLPEVGDEVAVGFEQGDAERPLVLGSLWNGGDKAGHAPGTKQIQTMAGNTIRLADANGAETVELYSAGGAARLALANGGTPTVTVVVKGDMVIEAANEIVLKADRLVQNVRGDATKQISGALTHTVRGAAVVDAQTVDVQAATAGATIQSTAGNLTLQAGGTLTTNGVAAQIQAPGHVPQRVSPQRAKPPASAQQGRAVPKPAPPRTSGDARTPGGPGKHAAAPTAKNTPCMAALVAAAPERLRANAQTSIPLLLDEAKAAGYSRDQAAYLLATAQHESGFGRTMTELRPHKNYEGREDLGNIHKGDGLKYEGRGFVQITGRTNYTDWGRRLGLDLVGHPELATVPETAAKIAVQGMKKGTFTGAKISRYINDQKTDFVNARRVINGTDKADLIAGYAEKYKTALGSCDDWK from the coding sequence ATGTCGGCCAGGCTGGAGGTGGAACTGGGAGGTGTGCGGCTCGCGGGCAGCCGCGTGGAGCGGCTGCAGGTGGTGGATTCCGTCACCACGCCGGCCGCCTGCGAGCTGGTGTTCTTTCGCGACGCGGGCGCGATGGGGGAACTGGACGCGCTCGCCGCCGCCCTGTTCGGCGGTTCGTCGTCCGGTGCCTCGTCGTCCGATGGTGGATCGTCGGCTTCGGGCGGATCTGCGTCCGGCGGATCTGCGGATGGTGGATCGGCGGGCGGCTCCGGGCCGTCGGGCTTCGGCGTGCGGGCGGAAGAGCTGCTGGATGCGCCGGTGCGCGTCACCATCACCGATCCGGCGGGGACGCACGAGATCTTTCGCGGCGAGCTGGTGAGCGTGCGCGAGGAGCACCTGGCCAACGCCGCGTCGCGCTTTGTCGTCTCGGCGAAGAGCCTGTCGCACCGGTGGGACCGTCACCGCGACACGAAGTACTATCCCAATTCCACGCTGGCGGACGTCGTTCGCGCGCTCGGCGCCAAACTGGGCGGCAGTGCGCCCGCGGGCGGGGCGCAGCTGAACTACGTGCAGTACGACGAAAGCGCGTGGAGCTTTCTCGCCCGGCTGGCGGACGAGCACGGCCTGCTGATGCTTTCGGCGGAGGACGGGATCGAGCTGCGGGGCGGGTTCAAGGATACGTCGCATCCGCTGTCGTGGGGCGTGGACCTGCTGTCGCTGACCAGCCACGCGCAGCCGGTGAACGCGGGGATGAAGGGCGCGCTGTATCAATCGAGTGAAAAGCGCGACCACCGCTTTCACGGCGTGCGCAAGTCGCCGGAAACGCTGGGCGGCGCGGCTTCGCTCCTCGCCGCCGTCGAACGCGGATCGACGAAAGCGATTGGCGGCGGCGATCCCGGCGTGCTCGCGTTCACCAGCCGCACGCCCACGCTGGCCGACGCCCGGGCGGCGCTGCAGCGCGAAAGCGCGCGCGCCCTGGGGAGCGGCGTGTGGGTGGAGGGGCGCAGCACGCGCGCCGCGCTGAACGCGGGCGAGCGCATCGAAGTGGGCGAGGGCCAGACCTGGCGGCTGCCCACCACTGGCGCGTTCGGGCTGGTGGAAGTGACGCACCGGTGGGATGGACAGCAGTATGAGAACGCCTTTCGCGCCACGCCCTTTGCGGCGTACCGTGCGCGGGAGGCGCCTTCGCCGTCCCCCATTCCCGGCGTGGTGACCGCGATGGTGGTGGCCAACGACGATTCATCCGGGATGGGCCGCGTGCGCGTGCGCTATCCGTGGATGGACGGCGGCGAGCGCAGCGGATGGGTGCGCACGGCCAGCATGTACGCGGGCAACTCGCGCGGCGTCGGCTTTCTGCCCGAGGTGGGAGACGAGGTCGCGGTCGGGTTCGAACAGGGCGACGCGGAACGGCCCCTCGTCCTGGGCTCGCTGTGGAACGGCGGCGACAAGGCCGGCCACGCGCCGGGGACCAAGCAGATCCAGACGATGGCGGGAAACACCATCCGCCTGGCGGACGCCAACGGCGCGGAAACGGTGGAACTGTACAGCGCGGGCGGCGCGGCGCGGCTGGCGCTGGCCAACGGCGGCACGCCCACGGTGACCGTCGTGGTCAAGGGCGACATGGTGATCGAGGCCGCCAACGAGATCGTGCTCAAGGCGGACCGCCTGGTGCAGAACGTCCGCGGAGACGCGACCAAGCAGATCAGCGGCGCGCTGACGCACACGGTGCGCGGTGCCGCGGTCGTCGACGCGCAGACCGTGGACGTGCAGGCGGCCACGGCGGGCGCAACGATCCAGTCCACCGCGGGGAACCTGACGCTGCAGGCGGGCGGCACGCTGACCACCAACGGGGTAGCCGCGCAGATCCAGGCGCCCGGGCACGTGCCGCAGCGCGTGTCGCCGCAGCGCGCCAAGCCGCCGGCCAGCGCGCAGCAGGGGCGGGCGGTTCCCAAGCCCGCGCCGCCGCGCACCAGCGGCGACGCGCGCACGCCCGGCGGCCCCGGCAAGCACGCCGCCGCGCCCACGGCCAAGAACACGCCGTGCATGGCCGCGCTGGTCGCCGCCGCGCCGGAGCGGCTGCGGGCCAACGCGCAGACCTCCATTCCGCTGCTGCTGGACGAGGCCAAGGCGGCCGGCTACTCGCGCGACCAGGCCGCGTACCTGCTGGCCACCGCGCAGCACGAATCCGGCTTCGGCCGCACAATGACGGAGCTGCGGCCGCACAAGAACTACGAGGGCCGCGAGGACCTGGGCAACATCCACAAGGGCGACGGCCTGAAGTACGAGGGCCGCGGCTTCGTGCAGATTACCGGGCGCACCAACTACACGGACTGGGGCCGCCGCCTGGGGCTGGACCTGGTGGGCCATCCCGAGCTGGCCACGGTGCCGGAGACGGCCGCCAAGATCGCGGTACAGGGAATGAAGAAGGGCACCTTCACCGGCGCCAAGATCAGCCGCTACATCAACGACCAGAAGACGGACTTCGTGAACGCGCGGCGGGTGATCAACGGCACCGACAAGGCGGACCTGATCGCCGGCTACGCGGAAAAGTACAAGACCGCCCTGGGATCGTGCGATGACTGGAAGTAA